In one window of Cupriavidus necator N-1 DNA:
- a CDS encoding ABC transporter permease, which produces MEQLAPLIATAINAGTPLLLAALGLLINERSGVLNLGAEGMMLVAAVAGFMVGYQTQSPLLGFAAGALAGMLMATLFSWLALVLATNQVATGLALSIFGTGLSAFMGQRFVGHAMPAQAKAVPGLADLPFFGPALFQHHWMVYFSLLLCFAIMWFLFRTRAGLTLRAIGEAPESAHALGYPVRTIRFGALLFGGACCGLAGAYLSLVYTPMWVENLVAGRGWIALALTTFATWRPGRVLVGAWLFGGVTILQFYLQGIGVSVPSQFLSMLPYAATIVVLALISRNPAWIRLNMPASLGKPFRPGNA; this is translated from the coding sequence ATGGAACAACTCGCTCCCCTCATCGCCACCGCCATCAACGCCGGCACGCCGCTGCTGCTGGCCGCGCTGGGCCTGCTGATCAACGAACGCTCGGGCGTGCTCAACCTGGGCGCCGAAGGCATGATGCTGGTGGCCGCGGTGGCCGGCTTCATGGTCGGCTACCAGACCCAGTCGCCGCTGCTCGGCTTTGCCGCCGGCGCGCTCGCCGGCATGCTGATGGCCACGCTGTTCTCGTGGCTGGCGCTGGTGCTGGCCACCAACCAGGTCGCCACCGGCCTGGCGCTGTCGATCTTCGGCACCGGCCTGTCGGCCTTCATGGGCCAGCGCTTTGTCGGCCACGCCATGCCGGCGCAGGCCAAGGCCGTGCCCGGCCTGGCCGACCTGCCCTTCTTCGGGCCGGCCTTGTTCCAGCATCACTGGATGGTGTATTTCAGCCTGCTGCTGTGCTTCGCCATCATGTGGTTCCTGTTCCGCACGCGCGCGGGGCTGACGCTGCGCGCGATCGGCGAAGCGCCGGAATCGGCGCACGCGCTGGGCTACCCGGTGCGCACCATCCGCTTTGGCGCACTGCTGTTCGGCGGCGCCTGCTGCGGGCTGGCCGGCGCCTACCTGTCGCTGGTGTACACGCCGATGTGGGTCGAGAACCTGGTCGCCGGCCGCGGCTGGATCGCGCTGGCGCTGACCACCTTTGCCACCTGGCGTCCGGGCCGGGTGCTGGTGGGGGCGTGGCTGTTCGGCGGCGTGACCATCCTGCAGTTCTACCTGCAAGGGATCGGCGTATCGGTGCCATCGCAGTTCCTGTCGATGCTGCCGTACGCCGCCACCATCGTGGTGCTGGCGCTGATCTCGCGCAATCCGGCCTGGATCCGGCTGAACATGCCGGCCTCGCTGGGCAAGCCCTTCCGGCCCGGCAATGCCTGA
- a CDS encoding ABC transporter permease: protein MTDVRQLLPRSPLSLTPRGLPSRTMAYASPVIALALTLLFGALLFLVLGKDPVAALKVFLADPLRDQRAIGEVLLKTVPLVLCALGLSVCYRANVWNIGADGQLIAGGICAGATVLYFDVPGQAMNGTVVLVLASLAGMIGGMLWASLTAVLKDRFNANEILVSLMLTYIAQQLLLWVVNGPLKDPNGMNFPQSKVFSSAYLLPNLMSGSRLHVGFVVMLVLVAVMTVFVFRSFAGYRLQVGGTAPAAARYAGFSARSALWSALLISGATAGLAGAFEVTGPIGQLLPSISPGYGFTAIIVAFIGRLHPVGTVFGGIMMSLFYIGGEMAQSRLGLPSAIGWVFQGMLLFFLLACDTLIENRLRWRATTA from the coding sequence ATGACTGATGTGCGACAACTGCTGCCCCGCTCCCCCCTCTCGCTGACGCCGCGTGGCCTGCCCTCGCGCACCATGGCCTATGCCTCGCCGGTGATCGCACTGGCGCTGACGCTCCTGTTCGGCGCGCTGCTGTTCCTGGTGCTCGGCAAGGACCCCGTGGCCGCGCTCAAGGTCTTCCTGGCCGATCCGCTGCGCGACCAGCGCGCCATCGGCGAGGTGCTGCTCAAGACCGTGCCGCTGGTGCTGTGCGCGCTCGGCCTGTCGGTGTGCTACCGCGCCAACGTGTGGAATATCGGCGCCGACGGGCAGCTGATTGCCGGCGGCATCTGCGCCGGCGCCACCGTGCTTTACTTCGATGTGCCGGGCCAGGCCATGAACGGCACCGTGGTGCTGGTGCTGGCCTCACTGGCCGGCATGATCGGCGGCATGCTGTGGGCCTCGCTCACGGCGGTGCTCAAGGACAGGTTCAACGCCAACGAGATCCTGGTCTCGCTGATGCTCACCTATATCGCGCAGCAACTGCTGCTGTGGGTGGTCAATGGGCCGCTGAAGGATCCCAACGGCATGAACTTCCCGCAGTCTAAGGTGTTCTCGTCCGCGTACCTGCTGCCCAACCTGATGTCGGGCTCGCGCCTGCATGTCGGCTTTGTGGTGATGCTGGTGCTGGTGGCGGTGATGACCGTGTTCGTGTTCCGCAGCTTTGCGGGCTACCGCCTGCAGGTGGGCGGCACCGCGCCGGCGGCGGCGCGCTACGCGGGCTTCTCGGCGCGCAGCGCGCTGTGGAGCGCGCTGCTGATCTCGGGCGCCACCGCAGGCCTGGCGGGCGCGTTCGAAGTAACCGGCCCGATCGGCCAGCTGCTGCCGTCGATCTCGCCGGGCTACGGCTTCACCGCCATCATCGTTGCCTTCATCGGCCGGCTGCATCCGGTCGGCACCGTGTTCGGCGGCATCATGATGTCGCTGTTCTATATCGGCGGCGAGATGGCGCAATCGCGCCTGGGCCTGCCGTCGGCCATAGGCTGGGTGTTCCAGGGCATGCTGCTGTTCTTCCTGCTGGCCTGCGACACGCTGATCGAAAACCGCCTGCGCTGGCGCGCCACCACGGCCTGA
- a CDS encoding ABC transporter ATP-binding protein, with amino-acid sequence MTSQLPPRLALAHISKRYPGVVANDDVSLSVAPGEIHAVLGENGAGKSTLMKIIFGAVRPDAGEMHFNGAQVTINSPHDARNLGIAMVFQHFSLFDTLTVTENIALGLPAGQQGNMKQLAERIRTTAERYGLPLEPNRHVHTLSVGERQRVEIVRALLANPQLLILDEPTSVLTPQAVDTLFVTLRQLAAEGTSILYISHKLDEIRALCHQATVMRMGKVTGVCDPRQETAASLSRLMIGGEPPRETRVAAFRGPVQLSVQELSLPRAHAFATELNRISLDVHAGEIVGIAGVSGNGQQELLAALSGEDTRAANVSVQLGGRLVGKRDARQRRRAGLAFVPEERLGRGAVPGMSLATNILLSHQTRPYVRRGMISPKAATGLAAAVISRFRVKASGPEALARSLSGGNLQKFIVGREIESGPKVLIVAQPTWGVDVGAAAQIHNEILALKATGCAILVVSEELDELFAICDRLHVIAKGRLSPSVPTETATREQVGLWMSGLWQGGPAQAQSGAEVASHD; translated from the coding sequence GTGACATCACAACTCCCTCCCAGGCTGGCGCTGGCCCATATCAGCAAGCGCTACCCGGGCGTCGTCGCCAACGACGACGTCAGCCTAAGCGTCGCTCCCGGCGAGATCCATGCCGTGCTGGGTGAAAACGGCGCAGGCAAGTCCACCCTGATGAAGATTATCTTTGGCGCGGTCCGTCCGGATGCCGGCGAGATGCACTTCAACGGCGCGCAGGTCACGATCAACAGCCCGCACGACGCCCGCAACCTGGGCATCGCCATGGTGTTCCAGCATTTCTCGCTGTTCGACACGCTGACCGTGACCGAGAACATCGCGCTCGGCCTGCCCGCCGGGCAGCAAGGCAACATGAAGCAGCTGGCCGAGCGCATCCGCACCACCGCCGAGCGCTATGGCCTGCCGCTGGAGCCGAACCGCCATGTGCATACGCTGTCGGTCGGCGAGCGCCAGCGCGTGGAGATCGTGCGCGCGCTGCTGGCCAATCCGCAGCTGCTGATCCTGGACGAACCCACCTCGGTGCTGACGCCGCAAGCGGTGGATACACTCTTCGTCACGCTGCGCCAGCTGGCCGCCGAGGGCACCAGCATCCTCTATATCAGCCACAAGCTCGACGAGATCCGCGCGCTGTGCCATCAGGCCACCGTGATGCGCATGGGCAAGGTCACCGGCGTGTGCGATCCGCGCCAGGAAACCGCGGCCTCGCTGTCGCGCCTGATGATCGGCGGCGAGCCCCCGCGCGAGACGCGCGTGGCTGCCTTTCGCGGCCCGGTGCAGCTGAGCGTGCAGGAGCTGTCGCTGCCGCGTGCGCATGCCTTCGCCACCGAGCTGAACCGGATTTCGCTGGACGTGCATGCGGGCGAAATCGTCGGCATTGCGGGGGTCTCCGGTAACGGCCAGCAGGAACTGCTGGCAGCGCTGTCGGGCGAAGACACGCGCGCGGCCAACGTATCGGTGCAGCTCGGCGGCAGGCTGGTGGGCAAGCGCGATGCACGCCAGCGCCGCCGCGCCGGCCTGGCCTTCGTGCCGGAAGAACGCCTGGGCCGCGGCGCCGTGCCGGGCATGAGCTTGGCCACCAATATCCTGTTGTCGCACCAGACGCGGCCCTACGTGCGGCGGGGCATGATCTCGCCCAAGGCCGCCACCGGGCTGGCCGCGGCGGTGATCAGCCGATTCCGCGTCAAGGCCAGCGGCCCCGAGGCGCTGGCGCGCAGCCTCTCCGGCGGCAACCTGCAGAAATTCATTGTCGGCCGCGAGATCGAAAGCGGCCCGAAGGTACTGATCGTGGCCCAACCGACCTGGGGCGTGGACGTGGGCGCAGCGGCGCAGATCCACAACGAGATCCTGGCGCTGAAGGCCACCGGCTGCGCCATCCTGGTGGTGTCGGAGGAGCTCGATGAGCTGTTCGCGATCTGCGACCGGCTGCACGTGATCGCCAAGGGCCGCTTGTCGCCCTCGGTGCCGACCGAGACCGCCACGCGCGAGCAGGTCGGCCTGTGGATGAGCGGACTGTGGCAAGGCGGACCCGCCCAGGCGCAATCCGGCGCGGAGGTGGCAAGCCATGACTGA
- a CDS encoding pirin family protein, giving the protein MDTLTTTLATVPAAAAETVQRSRAVDRVVRGIATSDGAGVKLTRVLTQNLQRRLDPFLMLDAFGTDSKDDYIGGFPDHPHRGFETITYMLAGRMRHRDSAGNEGLLQNGGAQWMVAGAGVVHSEMPEQEDGRMEGFQLWLNLPAADKMTAPWYRDLPAAEIPTVALDNGGTVRVLAGATHGVAGAITRPVTEPVYLDVHLPAGQTFAQALPVGHNAFVYVYRGEVSIGNGDDRAVIEAQRMGVLDNAGQSDGVIVRAEADARFLLIAGQPLNEPIAQYGPFVMNTQEQIYQTLADFRDGRFATSAAAIDA; this is encoded by the coding sequence ATGGACACCCTTACCACCACCCTCGCCACCGTTCCCGCCGCCGCTGCCGAAACCGTGCAACGTTCGCGCGCCGTGGATCGCGTCGTGCGGGGCATCGCCACCTCGGACGGCGCCGGCGTCAAGCTGACCCGCGTGCTGACGCAGAACCTGCAGCGCCGGCTGGACCCGTTCCTGATGCTCGATGCCTTCGGTACCGACAGCAAGGACGACTACATCGGCGGCTTCCCCGATCACCCGCACCGCGGCTTCGAGACCATCACCTACATGCTGGCCGGGCGCATGCGCCATCGCGACAGCGCCGGCAACGAGGGCCTGCTGCAGAACGGCGGCGCGCAGTGGATGGTGGCGGGCGCCGGCGTGGTCCACTCGGAAATGCCCGAGCAGGAAGACGGCCGCATGGAGGGCTTCCAGCTGTGGCTGAACCTGCCGGCCGCGGACAAGATGACCGCGCCGTGGTACCGCGACCTGCCCGCCGCCGAGATCCCGACGGTGGCATTGGACAACGGCGGCACGGTGCGCGTGCTGGCGGGCGCCACGCACGGCGTGGCCGGCGCGATCACGCGCCCGGTGACCGAGCCGGTCTACCTGGACGTGCACCTGCCGGCCGGCCAGACCTTTGCGCAGGCGCTGCCGGTCGGGCACAACGCGTTCGTCTACGTGTACCGGGGCGAGGTCTCGATCGGCAACGGCGACGACCGCGCCGTGATCGAGGCCCAGCGCATGGGCGTGCTGGACAACGCCGGCCAGTCTGACGGCGTCATCGTCAGGGCCGAGGCCGACGCGCGCTTCCTGCTGATCGCGGGCCAGCCGCTGAACGAGCCGATCGCGCAGTACGGGCCGTTCGTGATGAACACGCAGGAGCAGATCTACCAGACCCTGGCGGACTTCCGCGACGGGCGCTTCGCCACCAGCGCCGCCGCCATCGACGCCTGA
- a CDS encoding ABC transporter permease: protein MSKESARVFAWAGLTLAALAALVAWIGVDVIRQYQERLLYDVADHLRLVVLSMTLALATGIPAGIALSRPCMRRWADRLMQVFNVGNTVPSLAVLALALAVLGIGERPAILALWLASLLPIVRNTYEGLRNVSPTLLEAARGIGMTPVQRLVRVELPNALPVMLAGIRIALVINVGTVPLSFLIGANSLGELIFPGIYLNNQPLLLLGAAATALLALALDALFAAAGQLYLRRRGLAR, encoded by the coding sequence ATGTCAAAGGAATCGGCACGGGTCTTCGCCTGGGCAGGACTGACGCTTGCCGCGCTGGCCGCACTGGTGGCATGGATCGGCGTCGATGTGATCCGCCAGTACCAGGAGCGCCTGCTCTACGACGTGGCCGACCACTTGCGCCTGGTGGTGCTGTCCATGACGCTGGCGCTGGCCACCGGCATCCCGGCCGGCATCGCGCTGAGCCGCCCGTGCATGCGCCGCTGGGCCGACCGCCTGATGCAGGTCTTCAACGTGGGCAATACCGTGCCGTCGCTGGCGGTGCTGGCTCTGGCCCTGGCCGTGCTCGGCATCGGCGAGCGGCCCGCCATCCTGGCGCTGTGGCTGGCCTCGCTGCTGCCGATCGTGCGCAATACCTACGAAGGCCTGCGCAATGTCTCGCCCACGCTGCTGGAAGCGGCGCGTGGCATCGGCATGACCCCGGTGCAGCGCCTGGTGCGCGTGGAACTGCCCAACGCATTGCCGGTGATGCTGGCCGGCATCCGCATCGCCCTGGTCATCAACGTGGGCACGGTGCCGCTGTCGTTCCTGATCGGCGCCAACAGCCTGGGCGAGCTGATCTTCCCGGGCATCTATCTGAACAACCAGCCGCTGCTGCTGCTTGGCGCGGCCGCCACGGCGCTGCTGGCGCTGGCCCTGGACGCGCTCTTTGCCGCCGCCGGCCAGCTGTACCTGCGCCGCCGCGGCCTGGCGCGCTGA
- a CDS encoding glycine betaine ABC transporter substrate-binding protein → MQFIRRRARRVALVVAAVTAFAAGLALATAPEAHAEATPIRVGGKNFTEQLLLSSMTSKYLRAKGLTTELTAGLGSTLMRQAMESNQLDVVWDYTGTALIVFNKVQEKLGARESYERVKQMDSARGLVWLDASNINNTYALAMPKERAASGVTTLSGFAEQMRRAGPDASHPFAVDMEFAARPDGLEPLKALYKLPFSRRDVIQLDPGLVYTALKNNQVELGLVYATDGRVKGFDLVLLEDDLHFFPPYNAVPVVRKPVLDQHPELAGLLNALAAKLDNESMTDMNYKVDIGQQPVDKVAEDFLRRHGLI, encoded by the coding sequence ATGCAATTCATTCGCCGCCGTGCCCGGCGTGTCGCCCTGGTGGTGGCTGCCGTCACCGCCTTTGCGGCGGGCCTGGCGCTGGCCACTGCGCCTGAAGCGCATGCCGAGGCCACGCCGATCCGCGTGGGCGGCAAGAACTTCACAGAGCAGCTGCTGCTGTCGTCGATGACGTCGAAGTACCTGCGCGCCAAGGGCCTCACCACCGAACTGACCGCCGGCCTGGGCAGCACGCTGATGCGCCAGGCAATGGAGAGCAACCAGCTCGACGTGGTGTGGGACTACACCGGCACCGCGCTGATCGTGTTCAACAAGGTCCAGGAAAAACTGGGCGCCAGGGAAAGCTACGAGCGCGTCAAGCAGATGGATAGTGCGCGCGGGCTGGTGTGGCTCGATGCCTCGAACATCAACAACACCTATGCGCTGGCGATGCCGAAGGAACGCGCGGCCAGCGGCGTGACCACGCTGTCGGGCTTTGCCGAGCAGATGCGCCGCGCCGGTCCCGACGCCAGCCACCCGTTCGCGGTCGACATGGAATTCGCTGCGCGCCCGGACGGCCTGGAGCCGCTCAAGGCGCTGTACAAGCTGCCGTTCTCGCGCCGCGACGTGATCCAGCTCGACCCGGGCCTGGTCTACACCGCACTGAAGAACAACCAGGTGGAACTGGGCCTGGTCTATGCCACTGACGGCCGCGTCAAGGGTTTCGACCTGGTGCTGCTGGAAGACGACCTGCACTTCTTCCCGCCTTACAACGCCGTGCCGGTGGTGCGCAAGCCGGTGCTTGACCAGCACCCGGAGCTCGCGGGCCTGCTCAACGCGCTGGCGGCCAAGCTCGACAACGAGAGCATGACCGACATGAACTACAAGGTGGACATCGGCCAGCAGCCGGTGGACAAGGTCGCGGAGGATTTCCTGCGCCGCCACGGACTGATCTGA
- a CDS encoding ABC transporter permease translates to MDLISYLQHSWPTLLKMTGEHLALVGSAVGLAILIGVPLGIVITRFRALATPLLALATIVLTLPSIALFGLMIPIFARFGHALGYVPAVTAVFLYSLLPIMRNTYTALANVDPGIQEAGRGIGMTTWQRMRLVDLPLAVPVILGGVRTAVVMNVGVATIAAIIGAGGLGVLILQAISQSNMSKLAVGAVLVSLLAIVADAFLQWLQRALTPKGIRL, encoded by the coding sequence ATGGACTTGATCTCGTACCTGCAACACAGCTGGCCCACGCTGCTGAAAATGACCGGCGAGCACCTGGCGCTGGTGGGTTCGGCAGTGGGGCTGGCCATCCTGATCGGCGTACCGCTGGGCATTGTGATCACGCGCTTCCGCGCGCTCGCCACGCCGCTGCTGGCGCTGGCGACGATCGTGCTGACGCTGCCGTCGATCGCGCTGTTCGGGCTGATGATCCCGATCTTCGCGCGCTTCGGCCATGCGCTGGGCTACGTGCCCGCGGTGACGGCGGTGTTCCTGTACTCGCTGCTGCCGATCATGCGCAACACCTACACCGCGCTGGCCAATGTCGACCCCGGCATCCAGGAAGCGGGGCGCGGCATCGGCATGACCACCTGGCAGCGCATGCGGCTGGTGGACCTGCCGCTGGCGGTGCCGGTGATCCTTGGCGGCGTGCGTACCGCCGTGGTGATGAATGTCGGGGTTGCCACAATTGCCGCCATCATCGGCGCGGGTGGCCTTGGAGTGCTGATCCTGCAGGCGATCAGCCAGAGCAACATGAGCAAGCTGGCCGTGGGCGCGGTCCTGGTCAGCCTGCTCGCCATCGTGGCGGACGCCTTCCTGCAGTGGCTGCAGCGCGCGCTAACGCCGAAAGGAATCCGGCTATGA